The Streptomyces capitiformicae genome contains the following window.
CTTCGGCGAAGAACGTGACGAGCCGGCGAACCACGCCGGCGAACTCCTCCAGGTCGGCGAGGTCGACGAACTCACCGGGCGCGTGGGCGCGGTTGGCGGCGAGACAGCCGGGTCCGAGGACGGTGGTGAAGGCGTCGTCCAGGCCGGCCGCCCAGATGGCGTCGCACGTGAAGCCGGGGTCGCCGGCCGCCGGCCGGGCTCCCGCGCGGGCCAGGAGTTCCTCGGCCCACGGGTCGGAGTCGTCCAGGGCGGGCAGGCCCTGTTTGTCCCAGCCGAGCCGGGTGATCCGTGCTGCGTCCCGTGCTGTGCGCGCGAACTCCCGGCCGTTGGCGAAGAGTTCGGTGAAGCGGTGCAGGCCGTCGGCGACGTGCCGGGTGACCTCGGTCTTCAGGCGGTCGCCGTCGGCGGTGCGGCGGTACGACAGGTTCATCAGCAGCGTGCCGGTGCCGTGGACGCGGTTGTGCGTACGGCCGGTGTGCAGTCCGGCGACGCACACCCGCGTACCTGGTACGGCCCCGTCCAGGCGGGCGGCGAGGTGCTGGGCCAGGAATCCCAGCAGCACGGTGGCGTTGTGTCCGGCGTCCGGGTGGTCGTCCACCGCGTCCTCGCCCGCGACGGTGATCCGCGCGGTCATCGCGGCGGTGGCCCGGGGCAGCGCGCGCAGCCCGGTCGGCTCGCAGAACACGTTGAGACGGCCGTGGTGCCCGGCCTCCAGCAGCGGGCGGGTGCCGTAGGTGCCCAGGGCGCCGCCCTCCTCCCCGGCGACGGCCTGGAGCAGCACGGTGACGTCCGGTCCGACGGCGGGGTGGGACGCGGCGGCCCGCAGCCCGGCGAGCAGGGCCACGGCGGGTCCCTTGGCGTCGACCGCACCACGGCCGGTGAACCGCACGCCGTCGAAGGCGGGCGGGGTGTGTCCGGCGACGGTGTCCAGATGGACGTTGAACATCACGGTGTGCGCACGGGAGCGCTCGGGGCCCAGCCGCAGCAGCAGGCTGGGCTGGTCCGCGAGGAAGCGCGGATCGCGCGCGGCGGCGCGGACCGTGGACGGCACGCCCGGACGGTCCAGGCAGGCGGCGGGCGGACTGGCGAGGCGGACGGTGCTGAATCCCGCTTCGGCGGCGGCCGTCGCGTACCGCTGGAGGATCTCGGGCAGCCGGGACGGCGGATCGTCCGGGCCGGCCTCCAGGGGGTTGACGCTCGGCAGGCGCAGCAGGTCCAGCAGTAACTTTCGGTGCCGGCCGGTGAACAGGTCGCTCACGCCGGGCCGTCCAGCGGACCTGTGACCGGCTGTCCGGCGCCCAGCAGCCCGGCGAGCGCCTGTCCGGCGCCCAGCAGCCCGGCGAGCGCCTGTCCGGCCCGGACGAACAGCTCGGCGGCGTCCTCACCGGCCCGGGCCAGCCCCTCGTGGGGGCGAACCGCGAGATGGGGTTCGAGGGACAGTGCTCCGGTGTACCCGTGGGCGGCCAGCAGCTCCAGGCATTCCACCACCCCGGCCTCACCCTCGCCGGGCAGGGTGTAGGCGGTGCCGCCGTCCGGGGTGCGCACGGCGTCCTTGATATGGACGTGGACGACGTAAGGGGCGAGGTGGCGGAGCATGTCCGGGGCGCCGTAGCCGTACGGGACGCCGTTGCCGGTGTCGAACAGCAGCCGCAGGGCCGGGCTCTCCACGGCGCGCACCAGTCGTAGCGCGCGATCGGCCCGGTCCCCGGCCCAGCCCGCGCAGTTCTCGTGCACCAGCACCAGGCCCGCGCGCTCGGCGCGGTCCGCCAGGACGGCCGTGCGGGCCAGGACGCGGTCGGCCCACTCGGTCTCCGTCAGACCGTCGTTGGGGTACGACATGATCCGCACCAGACGGCAGCCGAGGGTGGCGCAGCGCTCGGCCAGGACGTCGAGTTCCGCCAGGTCCTGGCCGAGGTCGCCGGTGATGGGACGCGACCAGTTGCCGATCCGGGAGGCGACGGCGGTCACGGTGACGCCTTCGTCCGCTAGCCGCCGGGCCAGCGTGCCGAAAGCGGCCGGGGAGAGGTCGGCGAGGGCTGTACCGTCGACCGTGCGCAGTTCGATGGCGTTCCAGCCAAGCCTGCGCAGAGCTGCCAGTTGCCCGTCGGTGCCGGGTGCCGCCTCGTCGCCGATGCCGGTGAGCGGCCCGAACCCCCGGACGCGGGGTTGGGCGGCGCTGTGCCGGGACATGTCAGCGGCTCCCGGCGCGGGCGCGCGGTGTGACGGAGCAGCGCTCCCGGGCCGCGCACAGCAGCCGGGCGGTCGCGCAGGCGAGCGGGAAGTTCCCGACGCCCCCGGCGCCGGAGGCGAAGCCGCGGTAGGCGCCGTCCAGGAAGTCGATCAGGGCGTCGTCCCGGAAGACGTGGTGTCCGATCCCGGGCACTCCGTCCGCGTCGAGGACTCCGGCCGACGGGGCCGCCGTACCGCTGTCGAAGGGGGCGATGACCAACTGCGCGTGGTCGTCGTCCTCGCTGAGCGGGAAGTGTGCCGTGGCCGTCCCGCCCTCGAACTCACAGACGACGCTGCGTTGCCGGACGGGTGCGCCGAGGTCGGAACGAAGCAGCGTCACCACTCCCGAACGGTGCTCCAACTCGACGTGCGCGCCGCCCAGGAGGGACAGGCTCCGGTCCTCGCAGCGCAGGTCCCAGCAGCGCGCGGCGCGGAGTTCGGCCGGCCCGGCCAGATCGAGCGCGAGCGCCAGGGAGTGGGGGATCTCCACGTCCAGGGCGGACGGATGCCCGTCGGTCGCCAAGGACCGCAGGAAGCGGGGCTTGTGCTGGTCGACGGTGATACGGCGCAGGGAGCCGAGTCGTCCGCCGCCCACCAGCCGGCGCAACCGGTCGGCGAGCCGGGAGGTGATCCAGTGGGCGACGGCCACGAGATCGAGGCCGGCCTCCTGACGCAGCCGGATCAGGGCGTCGAGTTCGTCCGCGGACGCGGCGAGGGGTTTCTCCACGATCATTCGGCGGAAGCCGTGTCCGGCCAGTTCCGCGAGGAGGTCGTGGCGCAGCCGGGGCGGTGTGCACACGTGGACCACCGCGGTGGCGGGGTCGACGTGTTGCAGGGCCTGTTCCAGCGTGGTGACGGCCGTGACCTCGCCGGGCATGCCCAGGGTTCGCAGACCGCCGGCGCGCGGGTCGCAGCCGACCGCGGGCAGGGCGACGAGCGGATCTCCCGTGGCCGCGGTCCGCCGGGCCAGACGGCCGAGCGTGTTCAGATGCAGTCCTGATCCGGACCGGCCGAGCCCGACCACGAGGGGCTGCAGCACAGGGCCTCCTGAGAGGGGAACGGGAAGGAAACGGGCGCGCTCAATTCGCTGCGCCGCGCACAACTCCGGTGCGCCGCACCACTGTTGCGGCCCCGTGCGGAAATGGTCAAGACGTCCGGAACGTCATTCCCCAGAACGTGTGAAGATGATCCTTTCCTTTCTCCGTCGACCGGAAGTCCGATTAGCGTGGGCATTCCGCCGACACGACGGAGACAGGTGAGAAATTGCCTTCCAGTGGACAGATTCCGGCGCGCGCCGGGGGCGCATTACCGACTGTGCCGGGAACGGCCGATCGCATCCCCTTCTTCTCTCAGGCCGCGACGTTCGAACGACTGTGGCCTTCCATCGAAAAGGCGTTGGACGAGGTTTTCCGCAGCGGCAAGTTCTCCCACGGAAAACAGGTCGGGCAGTTTGAGGCGGCACTCGCGGACTACACCGGCGCCCGGCATGTGATCGGCGTCAACAGCGGCACCGACGCGCTGGTGTTGCTGCTGC
Protein-coding sequences here:
- a CDS encoding Gfo/Idh/MocA family protein; this translates as MLQPLVVGLGRSGSGLHLNTLGRLARRTAATGDPLVALPAVGCDPRAGGLRTLGMPGEVTAVTTLEQALQHVDPATAVVHVCTPPRLRHDLLAELAGHGFRRMIVEKPLAASADELDALIRLRQEAGLDLVAVAHWITSRLADRLRRLVGGGRLGSLRRITVDQHKPRFLRSLATDGHPSALDVEIPHSLALALDLAGPAELRAARCWDLRCEDRSLSLLGGAHVELEHRSGVVTLLRSDLGAPVRQRSVVCEFEGGTATAHFPLSEDDDHAQLVIAPFDSGTAAPSAGVLDADGVPGIGHHVFRDDALIDFLDGAYRGFASGAGGVGNFPLACATARLLCAARERCSVTPRARAGSR
- a CDS encoding M20/M25/M40 family metallo-hydrolase, which gives rise to MSDLFTGRHRKLLLDLLRLPSVNPLEAGPDDPPSRLPEILQRYATAAAEAGFSTVRLASPPAACLDRPGVPSTVRAAARDPRFLADQPSLLLRLGPERSRAHTVMFNVHLDTVAGHTPPAFDGVRFTGRGAVDAKGPAVALLAGLRAAASHPAVGPDVTVLLQAVAGEEGGALGTYGTRPLLEAGHHGRLNVFCEPTGLRALPRATAAMTARITVAGEDAVDDHPDAGHNATVLLGFLAQHLAARLDGAVPGTRVCVAGLHTGRTHNRVHGTGTLLMNLSYRRTADGDRLKTEVTRHVADGLHRFTELFANGREFARTARDAARITRLGWDKQGLPALDDSDPWAEELLARAGARPAAGDPGFTCDAIWAAGLDDAFTTVLGPGCLAANRAHAPGEFVDLADLEEFAGVVRRLVTFFAEAVPAESTQRPP
- a CDS encoding sugar phosphate isomerase/epimerase family protein, with protein sequence MSRHSAAQPRVRGFGPLTGIGDEAAPGTDGQLAALRRLGWNAIELRTVDGTALADLSPAAFGTLARRLADEGVTVTAVASRIGNWSRPITGDLGQDLAELDVLAERCATLGCRLVRIMSYPNDGLTETEWADRVLARTAVLADRAERAGLVLVHENCAGWAGDRADRALRLVRAVESPALRLLFDTGNGVPYGYGAPDMLRHLAPYVVHVHIKDAVRTPDGGTAYTLPGEGEAGVVECLELLAAHGYTGALSLEPHLAVRPHEGLARAGEDAAELFVRAGQALAGLLGAGQALAGLLGAGQPVTGPLDGPA